The genomic segment TCAATTCGTGTatcctttcttttttatatatatatatatatatatatatataatatatatatatatataaataaatatattaaaaaaaaatacaatatgtatgtgtgtgcaacgTCGCATATCTGACCCCCTGAGTTATTCCTTGCTTTTGGAAAGTAAGCAAACTAAAATTAGATTAATTGGGCAACAATACAACGTTGCTATGCGGTTTAAtataagccatctccatgcaaaaaaaaacaaacctgtaaatgtacagtaacctgcaactgatggcttctttaaCTCTCTAAGTctctgcctccctggttctgctttcttaatatccgTCGCAGTGCTTTGCGCTCATTCTTGATATTGCCAGCAGCCGATAAGAAGCTTGGTTTAAATATTGCTTCaactattttaaacaaatggtcagcaagctttgtgttttatcaagcttgctttgtttaattcaaatgtatttaaaagctacaacaacacgctgccaatatctgcaatcgtgcgctccatcatacaaacacattgcacaaagagtaaaacacaaagctttcaCAACTGGTATATTGAAATGTCAGtgctacacacagctgactgacacatgcacacagcccatctctcttaaaggggaactgacgaaaaggctgattgctataacgctttctttgtTTCCATCATAGATGTTGCACTTGCTGCCAATACCATTAGACTTGTAGCCTAATtttaatatattcatttatttatttagcgaggcggttatGCGATGgtcagattactttttttttttttttttttttttttttgttttaaatatacttCATGTAGTGTACTATGTTGGATGGTTTTGGCACAACTATAAAATTGAATGTGTTTTGTCTGCTTTTTGATTTCAGTAATGCTGCAGGACATCCACTCTTGTTCCTTTCATCATAACTGGCTGCTTCTCAAGAATTTGGCACAAAAAAATGGACTGGTATCTTGAGCTCTGTTTTGGAATAGaggaattgttttaaattgtgtgttGTGGTGTTGTAATAAAACTCATTTGACCCACACTACATGCTTTTTGGCCTGAATTGCAGTTGGAGGTTCTCTTTGGAAACATGCTGGAGTGAAGACTACATTCTGAGCTACTTGACATCAATAAGAGTCCTGGGTTTGATCCTGAGATTCACATTGTCTGCTGTTGCATCCCATGCTGTATGAAGTTAACCTTTTTGAGAAAGCAACTTTCTGGTCTTGTGTATTCTCATCTGCTTCAGGAAAGAAAGGCATGGGACTATTATGGTTTGCCAAAATTATCCAGTTTGACCTGGATAatgatttgattttatttatttattttttaaagcatttcccAGCTCTTCACACATTGTAAAGAAATAGAATAAACCACTGGGCACAAACAAAATATCCCAtgacttttgtttttttggtattgCTTTGAAATTAATGAATTGTTGGCTGGGGGTGTTAAAGACCAACTTGAATCTATAGACATTAAAAGAGCAGGTttcactttattaaaatatacacatGAATTGGCTGATCTGCATACTTTCATGCTTTGGCTATCAACGCTACACTTGGGATGCAGATTTTACTAAATGGTAAGAGGGCAATTAATTAATCTATGGTAAGGTTGAAGAGTGTATCTCCTTATTTATATGACCTAGAACTTGCAGGGATGTGGGGGTCAAACATGACTTGCCATGTTAAACATGCAGTTCATTGTGCCGTGGAGTTAAAAATTCCTGGAGTAATTCATGACACAAACCATTTATACCAGCTATTATGTACTAATCACATTTTGTACATGTGGTACAAGTTAAAGAGAAATCAAAACCTGTTGTATAAGGAGATACATGTCTGCTTGTATGTACATATAGATAAACACTCGTAGTGTAATTACTGGAGTTCACAATTCATGTAGTTCAAGGTGACTTATTTTTTCATGATGCTAAAAAAAGGGGGTGGAAGTGCTGATAAATTCAGAGATAGAAACCATCTTTATTTGTGTACCCTACCCCAAACTACTTAAGCAACATACATCGCCTGTCGCAACTATACATTTTAGAGCTCTGTATGATGAACAAGTTGATAACCATGACTTTAACATGTACATAATAGTATAGAATATGAATTACAGTAGTTTCATGACAATTTGCAAGTGTCCAACTATGCAAAATGTGTGACATCCCCAGAATATAATACTCTCAAAAGCTTgcgttaaataatgttaatgccaagactcgcaccactcacgggttcgtgcccctttaaaaatacgacctagtgcacagaaatggattttctagCGCTAacacgctatatttttaataaacacaaaaataaaacctaactccgttttggagcgctaactaaacaggttattccctAACTAACTcccaggacggctaagccatttacctgacaCCAAACAAAAACCACGCAGGCTTAACACAGCACTtctcaggactgctcggaagcagagcacttCACTTCTGCCTCctcctactcagcagccctgaataATCTAACTGCCTgtcctttataccctgcacctggtccaaATTCCCAATTaccacccaggtgcaggggataattaaacaataaaacagttaacaaaactgattaacagaaacgcaaaataattaaacaataaagcgaCGTGCATtttcacgtttttttttcttcagggaggctttaaccccctccctgctatctcaCAAGTTTTACTAGATAAGCGGTTCTCTAGGTATTTTGACATGCATACGCCTCAACTATATTCTTTTTGTAGGGGATTAAAAATCAGAAGATATGCACACAGACCTGCGAGAATGGGTTTTGAGTCTTCTGATTTCACTTTGTAATGCATTATCTGGGAACAACTCTATATTAACATTCACAAATTAACAAGcttttgtaaaaattaaaaaaagtactcTGTTTAGTAAACccgtttttattgttttatgcaACAGTCtacaaatatttaacaaaaagaaCAGTGGACAATAGAATGTGTGTTAATTTCAaccataactaaataaatacacaacatgGTATATAAATTACGTTGATTAAATTTGTAGCATCAGTACAGGTAGGGAGACTACACTTACTTTGCACCCAGTCTATTAAAACAACCTTGTTGAGAAGGTTTCCCAAGATGGTTAGGTGACTTCAAAAAGCCCCCCTCCATGCTCTGTTTTCCTGCATCAGAAGTAAACAATAGGTGACCTACAGACTCAGTTGAGACTTCTAACTGAATAACTCCTGGAAGAACTTGTCAGTTGAGAGCAGACTTGCTGACACCAGATCATTAGTAATTCTAATCAGACGATTTTGGCTGGGTTTTCTCATAACAGGTGTCACACACTTTCTTGTAAACATCACGAGTttgaaacaaagaaaacaagtcGGGGACAAGTGTACAAAACTTGAGATGTCCAATTTAATACTCATGGCAACTCACTTTCCGATCAGGAGGAATGAAGATCAACAGCCGACCTCAATTTGGTGGGCAAGCTAGTCTCGTTTCACCTGTCAAACAGATTGTTACCAAGCTATTGAACCCTGGATGCCAGGCCGGTACAAAGCACAATGAGGTGAACTATTCCCATCCCGCTGACCACACTAACAGGATTTGAATCATGCTTGTAggctcaccctgcactccatAAGCGGAGGTGGTTTAAATAGGTGAGCCACTGGGGCCCTGAGGCAGATCCCAGAAAGAATAAAAAGTTGAGTTGAGTTAATTGTTAAGGAGCATGTATATGACGGTATGCTTGGCTGGGAGTAAATGTTTGTGCAGATAGACCAAAAAAATATATGGTgcataaaactacaataaataGGTCTGTAAATATGTTGTAGTTGGATGGAAAAgttatattattaaaaacaggTTTTAAATGAGTTTAaaggtctttattattattattattattattattattattattattattattattattaattttctcAACAGTAAACCCTTAAAATAAACAACCCAAGTTATCTGCATTTACAAAACTACATTTACTGAAacctgagaaacacacacacaaaaaaatagtaACATATTTTTATTCTTCCCACACCTAACATAATATGTTAAACTGGGaaaacatggtttaaaaaaaaaaaaataaaatagcaacaatactgccatctttaaaaaaataaaaaaaaggcctTAAAATGCAAGAATAATCAGTCCATTTGCTCAGACCATTTCTATGAGGCCTTCCCAATGAAGTTCTCCTAGTCACTCTTTTCTTCTCCTTGGTAATGCCTGTATTCAGGCCTCAGTTCCCAAGTGTTCTTGTGGGTTCCTTTAACATTGTAGACCCCAATGTCTCGTAATATCTCCTTCAAGTAAGTCTAGAATTAAAGAGATTCAGGCAGGGATGAAATAATTttccaaaccaaaaaaataaaaaaataaaacaaaactggagGGTGTTGCCAGAGGTGAAACAACGCTCAATGTTATTCTCCCTAACTAAGGAGAGCAGAAGCTAATGCAGGGCTTCATGAGGGTCCCCAGATACAAAGACTTTTACTGATGTACAGTTATACGCACTCCAGGTGagctgtgtactgggtgttttacgcattgaTAAACAGTTGATTCActtgcagtgtgtgtttgtgatgggCGAATACACAACTGGATTCTTGCTCTTTACAATTTCTCGTGCAGTCAGTCCCCCTCAACCTTACCTACCAATTTACCCATCTGTCAACCGAATTTATGGAAAGTAAATCTATATGATAAACACAACATGCTGGTGTTTGGAGAGAGTCGAGATGCTTTAAACTGCTGTAGCAAGgcaatcaataaggaatacaatatcgTTTATTTGCATTACTGCAGTATCAATACAGCAATTAAAATATTTcttgactttttttgtttgtttaatttttaggGAGCGTGTCTGTCGACATGGAAAGGGAAAGCACAAGAGACTGAGAAAGgcagatttacagaaaacaaaaaacaaaacaggcgaGTACTAGTGGGAGAAGACTCAGTGAACGCAGTAGCTAACTACACTGAGAGTAGCAACTTCTCGGACTATAATATTAATTAAGGAAGACTAAATAaaaccaagtttttgtacagtagttcaaattaACATTAGTTAAAATGCAATACTGTACTTAATGCATACCCCCTAAGTTAACATTacagaatgtactgtatttattggaagtactTGTGACTTCAAAGTAATGTTGAATTTTacttacacaaaatacagttTACACACAGTGTTTAAATTGCAGAGTAAATTGCTcaaatgacccaaaaccttatctggagcgctggttaTATGTTCTGGAGAGCTGGTTATACATATTCTCACATGCAGGCCTCAAGGAAAGTAAAAATCTGTCTGTCAAAGCTACACCAATAGGTGGCAGCAGCAGATGGGCTGTAAAAGCCCTCAGCACAGGTCCAAGCTAAACAGTACACAAATACTGACAAAACAAGAAACCAGACTGCGAGCAGAGGGCCATTCCATAGGTAAAAAGAATACAGCAATTACTGTAGGACCTGAATACATGCTTATtagttcaataaaaacaccacaGAACATGTTGGGAAAAACATTGGGCCAGATCTATTTGTTTAGCAATCTTGTTGCATTGTTTAATCCTCGAGCAGGCAATACTCACCACAGGCTGTTTGGTGATGTCCACCAGATCCTTGATATTGTAATACTGGTGCTTCTCGAAGGCTGAGAAGAGCATGTCAAGGACTTGCTGTTTATCAGCCCGGGCACGTTtcccctcctcctttttcttcttgTCATACTCCACCTGCAGGAAAACGCCACACAAAAGCAGCTAGATCACACCGCTGCTGCAATATAGCAGTCATTTGTATCCGTAGATTGCATATATTCTACTGGACACACATCTACCACTAGATACTAAATATTGCAGAAAATCAATTAGAACGTCATCTACATTGATTTACTGTTTTAATATTCCTCCTCCCACAGCATGATGAAAGACATCATAAAAATGTTACTGCTTTAATGGCACAGTAGTATTTTGCTCTTACATTATAAATGTGATTTGCCACTGGTTTATAGTTGGTTGTTACTGCCTTGTCCAACTGCTGTGACAGACGAACAGGCTTCGATGACTCTTCTATCTGTAACCTgactgagagaaaaaaacaacttcattAATCATTCAGGAGTCCTCAAAAAGGTATCTACTGTAGAAGTATAAACTATATAGCTGTATATACCTTTTCCCCTACATCTGCATTCAAGTTTCTTTTCTTATTCTTTTGGTACAATACGTTGCCTTGTagtaaaaataacaaattaataaataataaatcgtCCTGCAGGgaggaaaaaaaatgtagaatGAAGATTGACAACactgacaacaaaaacaaactcatTTCTAGGGAATAATTTCTTCTACATTTTTCAGCAAGTCGCTGTTCAATTTCTAGGCATGTAGAAAATAactttaggtaaaaaaaaaataaaaaaaaaactacactttTGCACATTTAACAATGCTCACAATGTCCCAATTCCAAGAATCTCCGTAGCCTTCTTTTGGGGTTTGCAAAAGAACCATTAAGATTGCATCACAACTGTGAATCACATGCCCCCCTCTTCTGGTttttgaaaaacaacaaaaaaaaacaacttaaaacagACATATCTAGATTCCCCCGAAGGTTTACACAGCACAATCTGGTATATTTCTGTCTGTATAAAATCAATCTGTCCAAAACATATTTCTCCCAAGTTCAGATGGCTAATTGCCTGAACTTTTTTGATGTATTGACAACTAAATACTGACCAACCTTTTAAAATATCTGTTAAAATacctgtttcatatttttattacaaatatatatatatatatatatatatatatatatatatatatatatatatatatatatatatatatatatatatatatatatatatatatatatatatatggtgttgTTTACATATGTATATTCATGGACACCTGGTTTCTTGAAAAATACCCCAaggttcttaattattattattatttgtttatttagcagacgcctttatccaaggcgacttacagagactagggtgtgtgaactatgcatcagctgcagggtcacttacaattacgtctcacccgaaagacggagcacaaggaggataagtgacttgctcagggtcacacaatgagtcagtggctgaggtaggatttgaaatcggggacctcctggttacaagcccttttctttaaccactggaccacacagcctccttcttaAGCTCTCAATAAGTTTATAGCAGACTCTCTGTTTGGAGGCAGACAGTGAGCATATAATGCTTGGTCTCTACTTCAAAGCTATCACAAGAGACACCATGGCTGTGTTGAACAGGCAGAGTGCTCTGCTGTGGCGCTACGTAACATAAGAGCTCTTATTGAACAGTGTGTTACGAAGAGAGAACTTTCAAGATAGCAGAAAACACAGCACTAGCGCTGTTTTTGGATGAATTTATGGAAGGTTGTGCAGAAAATCTGCTGTTTAATGCCTCTATTGCACTTGCATCGAGAGCCAACACCATGGCTTTAGCGGCAGTGAATTCAAATACATGCAACAGTCCTGTGCGGATTGAAAACTACGTTGAGAGCATTTTTCCACAGTACTGTGATTGttgcatattgcatgttttatttacaggtggctacagtgcagtttacgcttgcaattaagatgtttctattaagtattgttgtacagcaaaacacaaatttaaaaaaaaactgtccaaaaATAGAACAATTGATTTCAACAATTAGTCAACCCGGtaacatttttatacagcaaataaaataaaaactttccaaAGAAATTATTTCTTCAACAATCCTTTGAATACATCTGTGAATGGCTGAATGGTTTTGCAATCTTCTGCATTTCCATGAGCTCATGCATCTgccttttctgttcctctgcaaaGCCTTTGAAGAAGaactactgtttgtttgttttttctctccaatATGATTAAAGtcttataatacaaatataattttgTTTATAATGTGCTCTTGGTTAGACAGAAATGTAACACTGCAGAAGTACCTAATTTTAGTAAAGTTTTCTTATTCCAACGTCCCCTTTCTGCCAAAGGGGTTAAAGTTTTCGGTGTAGCCTACACAGCGTTACATGCAGTTCACCTTTAACACAGTGCTATTCCtacattatttttcctttttaaatgcagttaagaaAATATTCCTTAATGCAAGGCCGACCGAACAAACAAGAACAAGCTGAGCATGTCGAATGTTGCGTGcgatgctgcagattcactttgTTTATTacgctgttaatttaaataaactatccGATTTTTTTACGAAAAAGAATGCAGAGAGAAATATGTTGGTGAAAAAGTCCAACATCAGTGTTTTTACATGGCTAGTAATATTCCACTGGTATTCGGAATACTGAATAATCCGAATATATATTCCGtcatgtaaacagcatattcggaatatgaagaggaatatTCCACCTCTGCATATTCGGAATATTGGAGATGGCATATTCCACTAGTATGCAGAACACTAGTGGAATATAAAgccatgtaaacagcatattccGACTATGAAGCGTAACCAACAACAGACACGCGCAATAACAAATACTGACAGCAGTAAACATGACGGCACGTGCGAGAAAACACAGATACTTTTCGTCTGACGAGGAGACATCACTTTTATTAAGGATTTTATAAAAGTCGTAAAATAGCTTGATGGCAAGAAACAGAGATGTGCAGAAGTGTTTAAATGgatggcagaaaaaaaaatcatgaaggaGGATTTGAGAGAACCAGATCAAGTTCGTTATCGATGTAAAGTTTTTAATTAGTTTAACATGTTAAAACTGtaagtacatttttacatattgtaCATTGCAAGCTTTTCCCACATCTCTACTTTTGCTGTAGGTGTTTATTCACAAAACTTTCTTTTACATTGACTAGACGTTatattcaatgttttattaagtgTAGCGCTGTATATAACTGGTAAGTagcaaaaattacaaaacaaaaaggaaaaatgtatttattatgtaaggGTGCACTATCTCACGGGATGCACTTTCACACTGTTGTGGACATCAGGATTGAAGAAGAAAGTTACCCTGACCAGCTGACTGAGGAGACTGAACGAAAATAATTCTATTAGTATGTCATCACATTATAATATATTAGCCATCACATACATATTCTCTGTGTATTTCTTTTTCAAAACTTCTTAAGTGCCACTCACCAGTAGGTATTGGGGCACTGTATAGATAGAGTATAAAATGCTCTTACAATCTGAGTACAAcagaatatacagaaaacaaatatcaatacATGCTAGATCTGCAAACAgcatacatttatgtatttatttatatacaattacagctcTAACAGAAATTCAATCAAATGCTCATTGAAAAAGCAACTATGCATGTGAtgacatatatttatatacacacacacacacacacacacacagtatttgcgttatttgtttatttactatggttattctactgtacatttgtttactgtaggCTCTGTTGATGATGTGTTTGGCTAAACAGGGGCAACTCATCTTCAGTCTGTCTCCTTGTTATATTAATAGACATAAGCGTGCATGTCTGTGTGAACACATTGCACTGAATTAAGACCCACAAGCATCTACACAATCTCAAAATACAGATTCCatatctgaaaaaagaaaaacaaataacagaaatatatacgtccacaccaccagctctttacaataaacaacaaactatTCTGCTACAATCAGCACTCTTGGTTTGCAGTGGGAAGCAAAGTAGGCACGCGTTATTGGCATAAAAGGCATATTCCGTTTACCATGTAAATGCAGAATATGAAAGGAATAAGAGAATTGCGCCTACATGTATACAGAGCATTCGGAATATTCTAGTATTCCAAATACTTAATATTCTAAATACTTGTGCCATGTAGACATACTGTTACGTGGGGAAATTACACCACAGCGACAGCACTGGCACTGTACCGTGACCATTTTGAAACACCCACCGAGTAAGCTCCTCAAAATGTTAGCTAACGTCACAAAGCACTCTCAACATGCAGGTCGTTCAATAGAAAGCACCACGTAACGCTCTGGAGcactctgcctattgaacgcacaCCACTTAACACTATCTAAGAGGTAGGTAATAAAGTTCCTTTCCACAGCAGATGGGGTATTGTCTGTCCTGCTGTGTATGCCAGACTCACCAGGTGCTTAATCAGAGTTTGTTTTAAGTGTTGCTCATCTCACATCAGCACGGAAGAACAAAGCCCCTACTTCAAAAGAAAATCgcatttcattccagctgagctggATCATTCGGACAATACAGACAGACTGCGAATATATTTTTACTAGACATATATATATCTGGGGTGGACCATTTTAACCCTAGACAAAAACCGAATTAATAAATATGACTCACAGTCTCGCTCATCACTGAAAAATCACAGAACTGTAAACACAATTTCTGGAATGCAAACTGTAGACTTATCAATGTAGAAAGTATTTGTGCACCCctattaaatatataatgtttaaaaacTTGCAAGTAGTCTGGATTGTTTACAAAGTCCCCTCACCAACCTTTTTAATTTCATGTAATTCTCGCTGACTGCGGGTCTGCATTCGGCTCGCTGCACCACCACCCCTTCCAATGCTAGTTTGTCTTCAAAAGAGATACAAAAAAAGGAGTGAATATtttgaaaagttacattttaaggcCAATTTCAAGAAGTCAATAAATTCTGCAAAACAGAAATATAGTCAAGATATCCAGATACTCCCTGTGTCACTGAAGAACATGAAGCA from the Acipenser ruthenus chromosome 9, fAciRut3.2 maternal haplotype, whole genome shotgun sequence genome contains:
- the LOC117405332 gene encoding general transcription factor IIF subunit 2 isoform X2 → MSDKGEVDLTGAKQNTGVWLVKVPKYLSQQWAKSTGRGEVGKLRIAKNQGKTEVSFTLNEELTNIQDTGEKSTTVKAPRDHPFTMQSVGGQTLAVFTESSSVRLQIEESSKPVRLSQQLDKAVTTNYKPVANHIYNVEYDKKKKEEGKRARADKQQVLDMLFSAFEKHQYYNIKDLVDITKQPVTYLKEILRDIGVYNVKGTHKNTWELRPEYRHYQGEEKSD
- the LOC117405332 gene encoding general transcription factor IIF subunit 2 isoform X1, producing MSDKGEVDLTGAKQNTGVWLVKVPKYLSQQWAKSTGRGEVGKLRIAKNQGKTEVSFTLNEELTNIQDTGEKSTTVKAPRDHPFTMQSVGGQTLAVFTESSSDKLALEGVVVQRAECRPAVSENYMKLKRLQIEESSKPVRLSQQLDKAVTTNYKPVANHIYNVEYDKKKKEEGKRARADKQQVLDMLFSAFEKHQYYNIKDLVDITKQPVTYLKEILRDIGVYNVKGTHKNTWELRPEYRHYQGEEKSD